The sequence below is a genomic window from Paucidesulfovibrio longus DSM 6739.
CGCTGCGGCATAGACATCCCCGCGCTTCGCCCGACACGGCACATGATCGTCAACGCGGTTCCGCCCGAACCCGGCATCGGCGTGACCGGAAGGCTGCTCAAGGACTACCGCGACACTCTCGCGCGGGGCCTCAAGCTCGCCAAATCCATCGTCGGCCCCACCAAGGTCACGCTGGCCGGACCGGAAGTGGATGCCTCGGCCTTCGGCAACTGCGAGGTCGTCCGCGTGCGGGCCCGCTACCCGCAGGGACTCGCCCCCCTGATAATCAAGACCGTGACCGGAAAGGAATACGCTGACGACGTTACCGTGGTCGATCTTTTCCAGCTTATGGCCCTGGGCAGGATCCATGAAACGGGGCGTCCCCGGACGGAAGTGTTCCTCACCGTGCAGGGCAAGAACGTCCGCGCGCTCATCGGCACCCCCCTGCGCGACGTTCTGACCGCGGCCGGAGCAACGCCCTCGGACGGCGATCGCGCCGTCATCGGCGGGCCCATGCGCGGAACGGCCCTCTGCCGGCTCGACCTCGGCCTGCCGGAAAACGAATACGGCCTTTTCATGATTCCCGCGGACTCCTACCCGCCCGTGCGCGACGCGGCCTGCCTGAACTGCGGCCAATGCGCACGCAGCTGCCCGGCGCGTATTTTTCCGGGAGAACTGAGCATGTGCGCCGAGGCGAAGCTCTTCGAGCGCGCCAGGCTCGGCCATGTGGAGAGCTGTTTCGAATGCGGCATCTGCGGATACGTCTGCCCGGCCCGACGCCCGCTGCTGCAATACCTTCAGTTCGCCAAATCCGAACTTCGTCTGCTCGATGAAGCCCGAAGCAAGGCAAGCGGGCCCGTCTCCGCCGAACCGCCCAAAGACGCCGAGGGAGCCGAATAGATGCGACCGCCCACCCCGTTGCTGACCGTTTCCTGCGCACCCCACGTGCATAGCGGGCAAACCACGCGGACCATGATGCTCGAAATCATCATGGCCCTGACCCCCGCCGTGTTCATGGCCATGATCAATTACGGCCTGCCCGCACTGCGGGTCATGGCCCTGGCCGCTTCCTCCGCCGTGGTCTTCGAATATCTGACCACCCGGATCATGGAGCGGGAGAACGAGACCGACGACCTGCACGCCCTGCTCACGGGCCTGCTCCTGGCCTTTCTGCTGCCCGCCTCCGCCCCCTGGTGGCTGGTCATGGCCGGTGCAGCGACAAGCATCGTGCTCGGCAAGGCCATCTTCGGCGGCTTGGGCGGCAGCCCCCTGTGCGCTCCGTGCATCGGCTGGGCAGTGCTGATGCTATCCTGGCCGGAACTCATGGATACGGAGCTGAACCTGCTCGGCTTCAACTTCATGGCTCCTTTGCACCAGCTCAAGCATTTCGGCTACCTGGCCGTGGAGGACTTCCCCCTGACGGAAGCGTTGGCAGGCCAGCAGATCGGAGGGCTCGGCGCGACCCAGGTTCTGCCGCTTCTGCTCGGCGGTTTCTGGCTGCTGCTGCGCGGCAGGATCAAACCGCTCATTCCCGTCGGCTTTATCATTGGCGTCCTGCTTACGGCGGCCTGTTTCCACTTTCCGTATCCGGAAGAGTACGCTCCGCCGCTCTTCCACCTTTTCGCCGGTTCCACGGTCTTCGCCGCCTTCTTCCTGGCCACGGACAACTCCTCCTCGCCCGCCTATCCGATTCCCTCAGCCCTTTTCGGGCTTTTCGCGGGCAGTCTGCTGGTGATCATCCGGGTCTGGGGCGTCTATCCCGACGGAGCGGCTTTTGCCGTGCTTCTCGCCAACCTGGTGGCCCCTCTGCTCGACCGCATCCGGCCCAAACCGTTCGGGTACGGCAAGGAGGCGATCTGATGCGCGAAATCATGAAAATGGTGGTCGTCCTCTCCTTGATCTGCGGCCTGTCCGGGCTTTCGCTGGCGAGCATCAAGCAGTTCACCGCGCCCCTGATCGAAGAACAGGTGCTCACCTTTGTGCAAGGCCCGTCCATAAAAGCCGTCTTCACCGACTTCGACAACGACCCGGTCAAGGAACGCAAGCAGTTCGACGTGCCAGGTTCGGACAAGAAGGTCACGGTCTTCCCCGCACGCAAGGACGGCAAGCTGATCGGCGTCGCCTTCGAATCCACGGGGCAAGGCTACGGAGGAGATCTCGGAGTGATGATCGGCTTCACCTTCGAGCCGGGATCCGTGGCCGGCATCAGCATGACCACGCTCAAGGAGACGCCGGGCATCGGCGCGCGCGTGGCCAAGCACGGCTTCACCGGCCAATTCCGGGGCCACGGCCTGGAAAATCTGGCCCTGCGCTCCCAGGGCGGCGACATCGACGCTGTTTCCGGAGCCACCATATCCTCCACTGCGGCCATGTTCGCCGTGGATCAGGCCTTGAACGTCTACACGGCCCTGAAGGACCAGTTCATCACGGCCTTCACGACCGGCGCGCAATAACGGGGGCAGCATGATCAGACTCTGGAAGGAATTCGCCAAGGGACTTTGGAAGGAACTGCCGCCCTTCCGGCTGGTACTCGGCCTCTGCCCGACCCTGGCCGTCACCAAGACCGCGGACGGCGGCCTGGGCATGGGACTGGCAGTGGTCTTCGTGCTGGCGCTGTCCAACCTGCTCGTCTCCCTGCTGCGCAAGATCATTCCCCCCAAGGTGCGCATCGCCTGCTACATCGTCATCGCGGCCTCGCTGGTGGTGGCCGTGGAGCTGTTCATGCAGGCCTTCGCCTACCCGCTCTACCAGCAGCTCGGCATCTTCGTTTCCCTCATCGTGGTCAACTGCATCATCCTGGGCCGTGCAGAGGCGTTCGCCTCCAAGAACCCGCCCCACCTCTCCGTGGCCGACGGCCTGGGCATGGGAATCGGATTCACCATGTCCCTGACCTTCCTGGGTTCGCTGCGGGAGGTATTCGGATACGGAACGATCTTCGGGCACGCGGTCATGCCCGCGGGCTACAAGCCCTTCAGCTTCATGATCGAAGCTCCGGGCGCCTTCGTCTGCCTCGGACTGCTCCTGGGGGCGATGAACTACTTCAGCAACCTGCAACGCCGCCGCCAGGGGCTCGCTCCCAAGAGCAACCCCGTGCACGAATGCGGCTCCTGCGGGCTCTGCAAAGGATCGGGGAACTAAGCCATGCAGGAATACGTCCTCCTGGTTCTCGCGGCCATCTTCGTCAACAACATCGTCCTGGCGCAATACCTGGGCAACTGCCCATTCATCGGCACGTCCAAGAGCATCGGCGTTGCGTCCGGCATGGGCGCGGCGGTCGTGTTCGTGGGCACGCTCTCCACGGCCATCACCTGGGCGGTGCAGGAATACCTGCTCGTTCCCACGGGACTCGAATACCTCCAGACCATCGCCTTCATCCTGGTCATCGCCTCCCTCGTGCAGTTCGTGGAGATGTTCCTGAAAAAAGCGCTGCCCCCGCTCTATCGCTCTCTGGGCATCTTCCTGCCGCTGATCACCACCAACTGCGCCGTGCTCGGCATCGCCCTCATCGTCCAGCGCAACGAATTCGGTTTCGCCAAGTCAGTGATCTTCGCCTTCGCCTCCGGCGTGGGCTTCGCCCTGGCGCTGGTGCTGCTTTCCGGCATCCGAGAGCGGCTCGACCTGGTCCGCGTGCCCCGCGCGCTCAAAGGCACGCCCATCGCGCTGATTCTGGCCGGACTGATGTCCCTGGCCTTCTTCGCCTTCAAGGGCATGATCTCCTAAAGGAGAGCACATGATTCTCGCTTCTTTTCTCGCCCTCCTGGGCATCGGATTCACCGCCGCAGTCATCCTGGGCGTGGCCTCCCGCCTGCTCTACGTCAAAGAAGACCCGCGCCTGGCCCTCGTGGAGGACGCCCTGGCCGGAGCCAACTGCGGCGGCTGCGGCTATCCCGGCTGCGCCGGTGCGGCTGCCGCCGTGGTGGCGGGCAAGGAGGGCGCGGGCGTCTGCGTCATCGGCGGCGAGGAAGTCGCCCGCAACGTGGCCCGGATCATGGGACTGGAAGTGGTCGCCCTGGAACCGAGGCTGGCCCGCGTCGACTGCACGGGCGGAAAGCGCGCCGAGGACATCTACCGCTACGAGGGAGTCCTTGACTGCCGCGCGCAGCACCTTCTGCACGGCGGTTCCAAGATGTGCCCGGAAGGCTGCCTGGGCCTGGGAAGCTGCGTGCGCGCCTGCCCGTTCGACGCCATCTTCATGGGCAAAAACGGCTATCCCGTGGTGGATCCGGTGGCCTGCCGCGCCTGCGGAAAATGCGAGGAAGCCTGTCCGCGCGGCGTCATGGCCGTCTACGGCAATACGGACGGCCTGCTGCATCTCAACGAAACTTCAGATTGCCTCGCGCCATGCAGGCAGCGCTGTCCCGGCGAAATCAACATTCCCAAGTACATCAACTGCGTAAAGAACGGCGACTACGCAAGCGCGGTTTTGACCATCAAGGAACGCAACCCGCTTCTGCTGGTCTGCGGCCGGGTCTGCCCGCGCCCCTGCGAAAACGTCTGCCGCCGGGGCCATGTGGACGAACCCGTGGGCATCAACATGCTCAAGCGTTTCGTGGCCGACTGGGAAATGAACTCCGGCACCCGGCTGCCCATTCCCTGCGCCCCGTCAACGGGCAAGCGCGTCGCCATCATCGGCGGCGGCCCGGCGGGACTCTCCTGCGCCTTTTTCCTGCGCCGTTTCGGACACAGCCCGACCATTTTCGAATCCATGCCCATGCTCGGCGGCCAGCTGCGGTACGGCATCCCGGAATACCGCTTGCCCAAGGCCGTCCTCGACTGGGAAATCCAGGGCATCCTCGACCTCGGCGTGGATGTGCGCACCAACACGCAATTCGGCAAGGATCTGAGCCTGAACGACATCGGGAAACACGGTTTCGACGCGGTATTCCTCTCCATCGGCGCCTGGGCCAACTCCACGCTGCGCATTCCCGGCGAAAACGCTCCCGGCGTCATGAGCGGAACGGAAATGCTCACCAAGGTGGGACTGGGCGTGGGCACGGGCATCGGCAAGCGCGTCATCGTGGTCGGCGGCGGCAATACCGCCATCGACTCGGCGCGCACCAGCGTGCGGCTCGGCGCGGAGGTGACCATGATGTACCGCCGCTCGCGCAACGAAATGCCCGCAAACCCGGAAGAAATCGAGGGAGCCGAAGAGGAAGGCGTGAAATTCCAATTCCTTTCCCAGCCGATCGAGGTCATCCTCGACGAAAACGGACATGCGAAGGGACTCAAGTATGTGCGCATGGAACTGGGAGAGCCGGACGCTTCGGGACGCCGACGCCCGGAACCCGTTCCCGGCTCGGAAACCGTGCTCGAAGCCGACACGATCCTGGCTGCCATCGGCCAGAAACCCGCCCTGGACTGCCTCTACGAGGACGGCCAATCCTGCCCCCTGGAGGCGACGCGCTGGCGCACCCTGGCCGCGGACCCGGACACGCTCCAGACCGCCATTCCCAACGTCTTCACCGGCGGCGACATGTTCACCGGACCGAATCTCGTCATCTCCGCCATCGGAGGCGGGCGCAAGGCGGCACGCTCCATCCACCATTATCTCGCTTCCCGGCATGTGCCCGTTCCGGAAAAGCTGCTGCACGGGCTCCTGGAATACACGCTCTTCAAGGACGTGGAGAACGTGGACCCCAAGCGCCGGACCAGCATGCCCCACAGTTGCAGCCTGGACGAGCGCACCCGCTGCTTCGACGAGGTCGAAGGCAACATCACCGAAGCCGAAGCCCTCTACGAAGCGGGGCGCTGCCTGCGTTGCGGCCTGACCTGCTACGACCGGGACCAGCCGTCTTCCGACTCTGTGGCCTCGGACGCGGGCAGCGACAAGACCGCCGCCTGAAAAAAAATGAGTGAAATGAAAAAAAGCGCTTGCCAAACGGCAGACTCTTTAGGTAATCAATCTCTCCCCAAGGGCGATTAACTCAGCGGTTAGAGTGCCATCTTCACACGGTGGAAGTCCCGAGTTCAAATCCCGGATCGCCCACCACCGAATTCATGAAAAGGCAGGTTGCATCAAACCTGCCTTTTCTTTTTCCGGTCCGCATGATCTACTGAGAACGAGAAGTACATCCCATGCACATGGCCCTTTACCAGCCTGAAATCCCTCCCAATACCGGCAACGTCGCGCGCCTCTGCGCGGCCACGGACGTTCCCCTGCACCTGATCCGTCCCCTGGGCTTTTCCCTGGACGACCGCTACCTGAAGCGGGCCGGACTGGACTACTGGCCCAAGGTGCGCCTGACCGTTCACGACGACTGGAAAGCCTTCTTCGCCGCCCGGCCCGGACGGATCGTGGCCAGCAGCGCCCGCGCAGGGGCCTGCTATCACGATTTCGAATACCGCCCCGGAGACTGCCTGCTGCTCGGCCCGGAATCCGTGGGACTGCCCATCGAAGTGCTCAACCTTGCCGACGCCTGCGTCCGCATTCCCACCACGGACAACGTGCGCAGCCTGAATCTCTCCACTTCGGCGGGAATCCTGCTGTACGAGGCCCTGCGCCGCACTGGCGGGCTGCCCGGCGTTTGAGCCGCCTTGCCTTCAAGAGAGCGGGCACGTATAGTCATCCGAATGCGGATCGACTCCAAAAAGGATACGATATGAGGCTGTTGGTTACTGGCGGCTGCGGTTTCATCGGCACCAATTTCATCCTGATGATGCGCGAAGCCCATCCGGACTGGAACATCGTCAACCTGGACCTGCTGACCTACGCAGGAAACCGACTCAACCTCCTGCCGCTGGAAGCGTCTTCCCGAACCGCTTCGGGCGGCGACTACTCCTTCGCCCACGGAGACATCCGCGACCCTGAATTCGTCTCCGCGCTGCTCGAAGAACATCGCATCGAAGCCGTGGTCAACTTTGCGGCGGAGTCGCATGTGGACCGCTCCATCAACGACCCGGCGCCCTTTGTCAGCACCAACGTGCAGGGAGCGCAGAACCTTCTGGAGCGCGCGCGACGCCACGGCGTCGAACGCTTCGTGCAGGTCTCCACGGACGAGGTCTACGGAACCCTCGGCCCCGAAGGCCGCTTCAGCGAAAGCACTCCCCTCGCGCCCAACAGCCCTTATTCCGCAAGCAAGGCCGGGGCGGACCTCATGGTCCGCGCCTATGTCGAAACCTATGGCCTGGACGCGGTCATCACCCGCTGCTCCAACAATTACGGCCCCTATCAGTTTCCTGAAAAGCTCATTCCCCTGATGTTTCTCAAGGCGTTGCGGGACGAG
It includes:
- a CDS encoding FAD-dependent oxidoreductase, with protein sequence MILASFLALLGIGFTAAVILGVASRLLYVKEDPRLALVEDALAGANCGGCGYPGCAGAAAAVVAGKEGAGVCVIGGEEVARNVARIMGLEVVALEPRLARVDCTGGKRAEDIYRYEGVLDCRAQHLLHGGSKMCPEGCLGLGSCVRACPFDAIFMGKNGYPVVDPVACRACGKCEEACPRGVMAVYGNTDGLLHLNETSDCLAPCRQRCPGEINIPKYINCVKNGDYASAVLTIKERNPLLLVCGRVCPRPCENVCRRGHVDEPVGINMLKRFVADWEMNSGTRLPIPCAPSTGKRVAIIGGGPAGLSCAFFLRRFGHSPTIFESMPMLGGQLRYGIPEYRLPKAVLDWEIQGILDLGVDVRTNTQFGKDLSLNDIGKHGFDAVFLSIGAWANSTLRIPGENAPGVMSGTEMLTKVGLGVGTGIGKRVIVVGGGNTAIDSARTSVRLGAEVTMMYRRSRNEMPANPEEIEGAEEEGVKFQFLSQPIEVILDENGHAKGLKYVRMELGEPDASGRRRPEPVPGSETVLEADTILAAIGQKPALDCLYEDGQSCPLEATRWRTLAADPDTLQTAIPNVFTGGDMFTGPNLVISAIGGGRKAARSIHHYLASRHVPVPEKLLHGLLEYTLFKDVENVDPKRRTSMPHSCSLDERTRCFDEVEGNITEAEALYEAGRCLRCGLTCYDRDQPSSDSVASDAGSDKTAA
- the rsxE gene encoding electron transport complex subunit RsxE, with amino-acid sequence MIRLWKEFAKGLWKELPPFRLVLGLCPTLAVTKTADGGLGMGLAVVFVLALSNLLVSLLRKIIPPKVRIACYIVIAASLVVAVELFMQAFAYPLYQQLGIFVSLIVVNCIILGRAEAFASKNPPHLSVADGLGMGIGFTMSLTFLGSLREVFGYGTIFGHAVMPAGYKPFSFMIEAPGAFVCLGLLLGAMNYFSNLQRRRQGLAPKSNPVHECGSCGLCKGSGN
- a CDS encoding tRNA (cytidine(34)-2'-O)-methyltransferase; protein product: MHMALYQPEIPPNTGNVARLCAATDVPLHLIRPLGFSLDDRYLKRAGLDYWPKVRLTVHDDWKAFFAARPGRIVASSARAGACYHDFEYRPGDCLLLGPESVGLPIEVLNLADACVRIPTTDNVRSLNLSTSAGILLYEALRRTGGLPGV
- a CDS encoding RnfABCDGE type electron transport complex subunit D: MRPPTPLLTVSCAPHVHSGQTTRTMMLEIIMALTPAVFMAMINYGLPALRVMALAASSAVVFEYLTTRIMERENETDDLHALLTGLLLAFLLPASAPWWLVMAGAATSIVLGKAIFGGLGGSPLCAPCIGWAVLMLSWPELMDTELNLLGFNFMAPLHQLKHFGYLAVEDFPLTEALAGQQIGGLGATQVLPLLLGGFWLLLRGRIKPLIPVGFIIGVLLTAACFHFPYPEEYAPPLFHLFAGSTVFAAFFLATDNSSSPAYPIPSALFGLFAGSLLVIIRVWGVYPDGAAFAVLLANLVAPLLDRIRPKPFGYGKEAI
- a CDS encoding electron transport complex protein RnfA — encoded protein: MQEYVLLVLAAIFVNNIVLAQYLGNCPFIGTSKSIGVASGMGAAVVFVGTLSTAITWAVQEYLLVPTGLEYLQTIAFILVIASLVQFVEMFLKKALPPLYRSLGIFLPLITTNCAVLGIALIVQRNEFGFAKSVIFAFASGVGFALALVLLSGIRERLDLVRVPRALKGTPIALILAGLMSLAFFAFKGMIS
- a CDS encoding 4Fe-4S dicluster domain-containing protein produces the protein MGRNDFTLTTETGSAFLILAPPELARIPLRGRTPVVAAGDSLSAGAAVGEPCAPLAAWIHTPIAGEVLEVDADFVTVRAARTQEAAVAPLDFSTLSGEPLLEALSRCGIDIPALRPTRHMIVNAVPPEPGIGVTGRLLKDYRDTLARGLKLAKSIVGPTKVTLAGPEVDASAFGNCEVVRVRARYPQGLAPLIIKTVTGKEYADDVTVVDLFQLMALGRIHETGRPRTEVFLTVQGKNVRALIGTPLRDVLTAAGATPSDGDRAVIGGPMRGTALCRLDLGLPENEYGLFMIPADSYPPVRDAACLNCGQCARSCPARIFPGELSMCAEAKLFERARLGHVESCFECGICGYVCPARRPLLQYLQFAKSELRLLDEARSKASGPVSAEPPKDAEGAE
- the rfbB gene encoding dTDP-glucose 4,6-dehydratase, yielding MRLLVTGGCGFIGTNFILMMREAHPDWNIVNLDLLTYAGNRLNLLPLEASSRTASGGDYSFAHGDIRDPEFVSALLEEHRIEAVVNFAAESHVDRSINDPAPFVSTNVQGAQNLLERARRHGVERFVQVSTDEVYGTLGPEGRFSESTPLAPNSPYSASKAGADLMVRAYVETYGLDAVITRCSNNYGPYQFPEKLIPLMFLKALRDEPLPVYGDGRNVRDWIFVDDHCRGVELALLKGRAGQAYNFGGNAELPNIELVKTLLDLLDKPHSLITFVKDRPGHDRRYAMDYGLASRELGFEPRVSFSQGLTQTIEWYRDNAAWLDQVQSGAYRDFMDQWYGERK
- the rnfG gene encoding RnfABCDGE type electron transport complex subunit G — its product is MREIMKMVVVLSLICGLSGLSLASIKQFTAPLIEEQVLTFVQGPSIKAVFTDFDNDPVKERKQFDVPGSDKKVTVFPARKDGKLIGVAFESTGQGYGGDLGVMIGFTFEPGSVAGISMTTLKETPGIGARVAKHGFTGQFRGHGLENLALRSQGGDIDAVSGATISSTAAMFAVDQALNVYTALKDQFITAFTTGAQ